A window of Geothrix edaphica genomic DNA:
CCGGAGGTTGAGCGCGGGGAAGCCGAGAATGGACGATTCCTCGGTGACGGTTCCGCTGTCGGACAGCACCGCCCGGGCCGAGAGCTGGAGCTTGATGTAGTCGTTGAATCCCAGCGGTTTCAGCAGGGAGACGCAGGGCGGGAAGGTGATGCCTTCGGCCTCGATCCGCTTTCGGGTGCGGGGGTGCGTCGAGACGATGACCGGAAGCCCGTGGTCGGCGGCGAGGGTGTTCAGCACGGCCACGAGCTTGGCGAAGGTGCGGGGCGACTCGATATTCTCTTCCCGGTGGGCGCTCACGACGAAGTAGCGATCCGCCTCCAGTCCCAGCCTCTGGAGTGCGTCGGAGGCGTCGATGCGCGGGCGGTAGTGGCTGAGGACTTCATACATGGGGCTGCCGGTCTTGATCACGAGATCGGGCGGGAGCCCTTCCCGCAGCAGGTAGTCCCGGGCGATGGAGCTGTAGGTGAGGTTCACGTCGGCCGTGTGATCCACGATCCGGCGATTGGTCTCCTCGGGGACGCGCTGGTCGAAGCAGCGGTTTCCGGCTTCCATGTGGAAGATGGGGATCTGCCGCCGCTTGGCCGGAATGGCCGCCAGACAGCTGTTGGTGTCCCCCAGGACGAGGAGCGCCTCGGGCCGCACCTCGGCGAGCACCTTGTCGACGGAGGCGATGATGTTCCCGATGGTTTCGGCCACGCCACCGGTGGCGCTGTCCAGGAAGTGATCGGGGCGCCGGATGCCCAGGTCGTCGAAGAAGACCTGGTTGAGCTCGTAGTTGTAATTCTGCCCGGTGTGGACGAGGACGTGGTCGCAGTGCTCGTCGAGGCGGGCGAGCACTCGGGACAGGCGGATGATTTCCGGGCGGGTGCCGACGACGGTAGCGACCTTCAGCTTCTTCACGGGATCACCTTCATGGGGATCGTGTCCGGCCGAGTCCGGTCGAACACCTCGTTGGCCCAGAGCATCACGATGAGTTCATCCTGACCGATGTTGGTGATGTTGTGGGTCCATCCAGGCACGGTTTCGACGATCCGGCCCTCCCCGCCCTGGACGCTCAAGGTGTGGATCTGACCCGTATCCATCTGGCGGAATTCAAAACGGGCCGTTCCTCGGATGACCAGGAACTTCTCGGTCTTGCTGTGGTGGTAATGGTCTCCGCGGGTGACGCCGGGGTGTGCTGTGAAGTAGGAGAACTGGCCGCAATCGTGCGTCTTCAGCATTTCCGCGAATTCGCCGCGAGCATCTACGTATCGCGGCACCTGATAGTCGAAGGCCTGGGGGTCCAGGTGGCTGAGATAGGTGGCATAGAGGGCCCGGACGAGTCCTGACCCGGCCCGGGGTGCCGCCAGGGAGACTCGGCTTTCGGCGAAGGAACGGAGGATCTCGGCCACTTCTCCCACGGTGGTCTCGAAGACGGGGTCGACCTGGACGAAGCCGGAGATCGTGCTGGGCGTCTCCAGCAGGCGCAGGAATGCGTCGAGGACATCGTCGATGTAGACGAGCCGGAGGGGGGCCGCAGGATCGTGGATCGTGATCGGCAATCCACGCGAGATGTTGTAGCAGAAGGTCGCCACAGCGGAGTTGTAGTTCGGTCGGCTCCACTTCCCGAACACGTTGGCCAGGCGGAAGATGTGGACCGGGGCGCCGGTGCGCTCCCCATAGGCCAGGAGCGACGCTTCCGCCTGCCGCTTGCTCAATCCGTAGGGGTTGTCCAGGGTGGCCTGGATGGAGGAGGAGAAGACCACGGGGACGGTCCGCCCGGTGTCGGCCAGGGCTTCACCGAGAAGGCGGGTGAAGTCGGCGTTGCCCGTGGTGAACTCGGCGGGATCCGTCGGGCGGTTCACGCCCGCGAGATGGAACACCACCTCCGCCTGGCGGGCCGCCTCAAGAAGCATGCCGTGCGGCGTGTCCGCCTCGACCTCCAGGATGTCCCGGTGGCCGATCTCCTGCAGACGGAGCAGGAGATTCCGGCCGATGAATCCCCTGGATCCGGTGACGAGGATGCGCATGGGGCCTCAGGCCTCGGCCACGGCCTGCTCGCCGTTGGCGATGCGCCGCATGAAATCGAGCTTCAGGAGGAGTTCCTCCATGCCCGTCTGATCCAGACGGTGCGTGTTGTGGGAGTTGTAATCCTCGCCGAGCGTGATGGACGTCTCCCCCTGTTCGACGAACTTGGCATAGTTGAGGTCGCGGCCATCGGGTGGGATCCGGTAGTAGCCCCCGAGATCCTCGGCGGCGGCTAGCTCTTCGCGGGTGAGCAGGGACTCGTACAGCTTCTCGCCGTGGCGGGTGCCGATCTCCCTGATTTCGTGATCCGGCCGCTTCATCAGGGCGAGGACCGCCTGGGCGAGGACCTTGATCGTCGCGGCCGGAGCCTTCTGGACGAAGATGTCGCCGTTCCGCCCATGGGCGAACGCGTACAGCACCAGCTCGACGGCATCCTCGAGCGTCATCATGAAGCGGGTCATGGCGGGGTCAGTGATGGTGATGGGCTGTCCCGCGAGGACCTGATCCACGAACAGGGGGATCACCGATCCGCGCGAGGCCATGACGTTTCCGTACCGCGTCCCGCAGATCACCGTGTCGGTCGCGTCCAGGTTGCGGGAGGTCGCCACCATGACCTTCTCCAGCATGGCCTTGGAGATGCCCATGGCATTGATCGGATAGACCGCCTTGTCGGTGCTCAGGCAGACCACCCGTTTGACCCCGGCGTCGATGGCGGCATCCAGGACGTTTTCAGTGCCGATGATGTTGGTCCGCACGGCCTCCATCGGGTGGAATTCGCAAGAGGGGACCTGCTTCAGGGCCGCGGCATGGAAGCAGAAATCGACTCCGCGCATGGCCGCTTTGACGCTCTTGGGGTTTCTGACGTCCCCGATGTAGAACTTCAGCTTCGGATCCTTGTAGCGCTTCCGCATGTCGTCCTGCTTCTTCTCGTCGCGGCTGAAGATCCGGATTTCGCGAAGATCGGAATGGATGAACCTGCGGAGCACCGCGTTGCCGAAGGAACCAGTTCCGCCGGTGATCAGGAGGGTGCGATCGTTGAACATGGGTGGGCCTTGTGGTTGTTCCGGATCGGGCGACATGTCGGGGTGAAGGGGGATCTAGGGCTTATTGAGTGTTCGAGCGATGAGGTCGTCCTTCGACGAGGGGGTGGGGTAGTTGATCAGCACCGCCCGGTAGGGTCCCTTGAAAACGAAGAGGCTACCAGCAGCCGCCCCCACCACGCCGCATGTCTCGAAGAGGCGGCCGAGGTCCTGCAAGGATCCGGCGCCCCCCAGGAAGGTCATGGGAATCTGGACGGCCTTTCGGATGGCCAGGGCCAGGTCGAGATCGTAGCCCTTGCCGACGCCGTCCCGGTCGACGGAGTTGATGACGATCTCGCCGGCGCCGAGGGACTCGACTTCCTGGGCCACCTCCACGGGGGACCGCCCCGTCCTGCGCTGGCCGTTGTGGGTCCATACCTCGTGCCCGCGGGCGCCAAGGGTCCGCGTATCCAGTACCACCACCACGCTCTGGGCGCCCACTTCCCCCGCGGCCTCCGAGATTAGGGCGGGGCGTTCCAGGGCCGCGGAGCTCATGGCGACCTTCTCGACGCCGAGTCCGATGATCCGGCGGGCCTGGTCGGCGGTCTTCACCCCCCCGCCGTAGCAGAGCGGCATCCGGCATTCGGCGGCCAGGTTCGCGATCAGCCTGAAGTCGGGTTCCGCCTGGTTTACGGTGGCATCAATGTCCAGCACCGTGAGTTCGTCAGTCTCCTTCTCGTTGAAGATCTTGACTGCGTTGATGGGGTCACCGACGTACTTCGGGTCCTTGAACTGAACTGTCTTGACAAGGCCCCCCCGGTGGACGAGCAGGCACGGGATGATCCGAGGGCGGAGCATCTTCAGAGTTCTCCGAAGTTCTTGAGAAGCTGCTGTCCGAAGTGGTGGCTCTTCTCGGGGTGGAACTGGACGCCGTAGATGTTGTCGTGATTGACGGCACAGTGGAAATCGAACCCGTAGGAGGCCTTGGCGGCCACATCGGTGGGCGCAGCGCACTCCATGTAGAAGGTGTGGAGGAAATAGAACCGGGCCTGATCCTCGAGCCCCCGGAAGAGGGGGTTCTCCTGTACGGCCACCACGTCGTTCCAGCCCATGTGGGGCAAGGGCAGGCCCGCCGACCGGGGATCAGAACGGAAGCTCCGGACCTGTCCTTCGATCCAGGAGAGGCCGGGACGGGATCCCTCCTCGCTGGATTTCGTTAGGATCTGCATGCCGACACAGACGCCGAGCACGGGGATGCGCTCCTTCAGGACCAGGTGGTCGAGGGTTTCGCGCATCCCGGACCGCTCCAGGCGCTCCATGGCATGGTCGAAGGCTCCGACCCCTGGCAGGATGATTCGCTCGGCTCCGCCCAGGTCGGCGGCCTCCCGCGCGAAGCGCACCTCCATGTTCAGCCGCTTGTAGACGTTAGCGAACGCGGAGATGTTGCCGAGCCCGTAATCGACGATCGTGATCATCGGATGATGGCCCGCTGGATGCCTAGGGCCCGCAGGACCTGCGTGCCGAAATCGATCAGGGCCATGCTGTTCTTGTAGTCCCGGTAGGTCTTGTTGGGACCGTCCATGATCTGCTGGAGCTCCGCGACGGTGAGGTCGAGCTTCGTGGCGATGTATTCGAAGTCCTGGGCGATGGTCTCTTCGCTGTAGGCCGGTTCGGAGATCTTCCGCAGCGCCTCTTCGCGGCTCAGCTGTCCGGTGAGGATCAGGCTCGAGAAGTGGGCCCGGCGCTTGTCGTAGCCGAATTTGCGGGGAAGCCAGAATCCTTCATAGAACCGCGTGAACCTGGACTCGTAGTGCTTGTGGGCGTATTTCTGCCACCCGAACCGGTCCACCAGCTCCTGCATAGCCTCCTCCTTGTGGAAGGGGACGCAGTTCAGGGGCTTGACCACCCTGACGCCCTTGATGAATCGGTAGTACAGCTTGTATTTGAAGATATCAGCCGTGGGGAACGTGGTCAGGGCCCGAGTTCCGTGGATCCGGTGGATGTCGAGCATCTGCTTGAGGTCAGAGGCGTGGTAGTGCCACTCCAGGGGTTCCCGGACGCATTCGGTGGAATAGTTCGCGCCCGTGAGGATGTATTTGAACCCGTGCTTGGCTGCGAAATTGTAGAGTCCCGCAAAGAAAGCGTGGTCCTGGGGCGTGTCGAGGTGGGGAACCTGCGCCTTGAAGAAGGCCAGCTGCAGGTCCTTCATCTCAAGCCAGTCGATGACCTCGGTGTGGAGATCCACCCCGAGTCCATCGACCAGCTTTTCGATGTTGTTGACGGCCTGCTGGGAGTTCCATCCGGCGTCCACGTGGAAGAGAAGGGGCCTGAGCCCCATCTTCTCCTTGGCCAGGTAGGTGACGTAGGAACTGTCCACACCGCCGCTGATTCCGATGAGGCAGTCATGGTCCTTGCCGCGGCCGTCCTTGCGGATCTGGTTGGCGATGGCGGCGAGTTCCTGCGCCCCCCGTTCGTCGGTGTGCCAGTGGGGCACGATGTTCCGGTGGTAGTTGTTGCAGTAGTCGCACCACCCGCGATCGTCGAACTGGATGTGGGCATCACTGGTATCCATGATGCAGTTCGAGCAGATCTGGTAAGTTCTGGAATTGTGACGGTTACTGTTCAACTGACACTCCGGAATATCGGTTCCAAACCCAGGGTGAGGACGATCGGGCGGGCTAGTTCCGCCGGGGCCGGGGCCGCCGCTCGCGGCGGGGCTCTTCGCCGCCTTCGCTGGCGGGCTCTTCTTCCATGCCTTCGGGCTTGGGGATGAGGGCCTTGCGGCTGAGCTTGATCTTGCCGCTCTTCTCGTCGATGCCGATGCACTTGACCATGACTTCCTGGCCTTCGGTCAGCTCATCGGCGGGCTCCTTCACGCGGTGGTGGGCGATCTCGCTGACGTGCAGCAGGCCGTCCAGGCCGGGGAGGATGGTGACGAAGGCGCCGAACTCGACCACTTTGGCCACCTTGCCCAGGTAGGTCTTGCCAACCTCGGCGGTCTGGATGAGGTCGCCGATCATCTTGAGGGCGATCTGTAGCTTCTCCTGGGTGGGGCCGGCGACCTGGCAGAGGCCGTCGTCGTCGATGTTCACCTCGCAGCCGCTCACCTCGATGATGTTGCGGATGGTGGCGCCGCCCTTGCCGATGACGTCGCGGATCTTCTCCTTGGGGAGCTGGATGCTGTGCATCTGCGGGGCGTTGCTGGCGAACTCGGCGCGGGGGGCGGCGAGCACCTTGCTCATCAGATCCAGCAGGTGCAGACGGCCGGCCTTGGCCTGATCCAGCGCCTTGGTGAGGATCTCGGTGGTGATGCCGCCGATCTTGATGTCCATCTGCAGGGCCGTGATCCCCTTCTCGGTGCCGGCGACCTTGAAGTCCATGTCACCGTAGTGGTCTTCCTGGCCGGCGATGTCGGACAGCACCACGAACTTGTCGCCATCGCTGACGAGGCCCATGGCCACGCCCGCCACCGGGGACTTGAGCTTGATGCCGGCGTCCATCAGGGCAAGGGTGCCGCCGCAGATGGTGGCCATGGAGGACGAGCCGTTGCTCTCGGTGATGTCAGACACCACGCGCACGGTGTAGGGGTTCTCCTCGGGAGTGGGGAACACGGCGAAGAGGCTGCGCTCGGCCAGCATGCCGTGGCCGATCTCGCGGCGGCCGGGCCCGCGGTTGGGCTTGCACTCGCCCACGCTGTAGCCGGGGAAGTTGTAGTGGAGGTAGAACTTCTTCTTGTACTCCTCCTCCAGCCCGTCGATGATCTGGGTGTTGTTGATGGTGCCCAGGGTGGTGGTGACCAGGGCCTGGGTCTCGCCGCGGGTGAAGAGGCAGCTGCCGTGGGCCGCGGGCAGGACGCCGATCTCGATGTTCAGGGGGCGGATCTGGTCGAACTTGCGGCCGTCCAGGCGCACGCCCTGCTTGAGGATGGCGTTGCGGAAGAGTGTCTCCTTCAGCTCGTCGAAGCAGGCGACCAGATCCTTCTTCAGCTCGGGCTTCTCGGTGCAGAACTGGGCGACGGCTTCCTTCTTGAGGAGGTCGATGGCCTTGTAGCTCTCGATCTTCACCTTCATGGTCAGCGCCGCGAAGAGCTTCTCGGCGAAGGCGGCGGCCACTTCCTTGTAGAGGGCCTCGTTGCGCTCGGCCTTGACGGCGGCGACCTTGGGCTTGCCCACCTTGGCCTGCAGATCCTTCTGCAGCTTCACGAGGGTCTTGATCTGCTCATGGCCGAAGGCGAGAGCCTTCACCATGTCGGCTTCCAGCACTTCCTTGGCGCCGCACTCCACCATCACCAGGGCGTCGGCGGTGCCGGCCACCAGCAGGTCGATGTCGCTGTCGGCGCGCTGCTCGACGGTGGGGTTCACCACCAGCTGGCCGTTGACGCGGCCCACGCGGACGCCGCCCACGGGGTTCACGAAGGGGATCTCGCTGATGATGAGGGCCGCGGAGGCGCCCACCATGGCGAGGGTCTCGGGGGCGTGCTGGCCGTCGTAGCTGAGCACCTGGGCGGTGATCATGGTGTCGCCGTTGTAGCCCTCTTCGAACAGGGGCCGCAGGGGGCGGTCGATGAGGCGGCTGGTGAGGGTTTCCTTGGTGGTGGGGCGGCCCTCGCGCTTGAACCAGCCGCCGGGGATCTTGCCGGCCGCCAGCACGGGCTCGCGGTAGTCCACGGTCAGGGGGAAGAAGTCGATGCCTTCCCGGGGGGTGCCGTAGCACACGGCCACGAGCACCATGGTGTCGCCCTGGCGGACGACGACGGCGCCGTGGGCCTGCTTGGCGATCCGGCCGGTCTCGATGCTGATGGGCGTGTCGCCCAGGTCCACCGAGACGGTCGTGGGGTTGAATTTCAATGCGTTCATGCAAGCTCCTGGGCCCTCGGGCCCACTGGGCTCCCCTGAGACCGGCTCTCGCGTCCGGATCTCCCGCGATCGCTCCATGAAACCCGTCCGCCGAATCCTGAGCCAGGAGGGGGAGGTGGGCTTCCTGCAGAGGTCGCCGCCGAAGGGAAGCAGGTGAAAATCGGCCTAGTCAGCATAGCACGGGGCTGCTGCTGCGCCGTCCCGGGCCTTCCGGCCATGAAGCCGACCCTGCTTTCGTGACGGGGCGCCGCGATCACGGGGCCGTCCGCCAGCGAGGCGCACCCACGGAAACCGGCTGGATTCGGGCGGGAACCCCTTGACCGGGCCCTGGTGGGGGCGAGTTTGTAGAGACCTGTCACAGGCAATTCACTTCCTCCGGGGACGCTACCATGCAAAAATTGCTTTCGAAATTGCCCTCAACCCGGACCTGCCCTGACACGTCCTAGGTTATATGCCGGCAACCTGCAGAGGATGATGTGATACCCACCTGGAGCGAAGCGATCCTCGGGGGCGCGATGGGACTCGCGCTCTCTGCGGCTTTGATCCGCTGGGTGGGGCCCCTGGGGTGGATGGACCGCCCCGACGCCTTGCGGAAGAAGCATGCGCGGCCCACGCCCCGGACCGCAGGCATGGTGCTCTGGCTGTTGCTCATCGCCGCCCAGGCCACCGGCCGGATGCCCATCCGCCTGGACGCCGTCGACTGGGCTGGCGTCCATATCATGGCCTTGGTCGGCATGCTGGATGACCGGTTCGACCTGAGGGCCCGGTACAAGGCCCTGGGTGGCTTGGCCGTGGCGGTCATGCTGGCGTTCCATGTGGCCTACTCCATGGGTCGCGCCGTGGATCAGGTGTCCTTCCTCGGGGTGAGCCTGCCCAGCCACCCCGTGGTCCTCGTTCCGGTGCTCCTGCTGTGGTTCTGGTCCCTGCCCCAGGCTTACAACCTCATTGACGGCATCAATGGCCTGTCCATGGGCTTTGCCGCCCTTCTGCTGGGTGTGCTGGGCTGGAATCTCAAAGCGCAGCCGACCCTCCTCTGGGGCGGGCTGGCCGCGGTGCTGGCGCTGAACTTCCCCAAGGCCCGCCACTTCATGGGGGACTGCGGGGCCCTCCTGATGGGCACCTTCTTCGCCATCCTGGGGGTGGAGGCCTTCGCCCTGAAGGATCCCAACCTCCTCCTGTGGGTGTTCGCCTATCCCACCGTGGATGTCCTGATGGTGGTGAGCATCCGCCAGTGGAAGGGGTTGCCCCTCGGAGAGGCGGACCGCAACCACCTCCACCACTGGATGATGGACCGCCTGAAGGGGCGCTCCTGGTTCGCCACCCCCGTCCTGCTGACGGTCGCCGGGCTGCCCATGCTGCACGCCACGGACCTCCCCGGGCAGGAGGTGATCTCGTTCCTGGGCCTCGGCCTTCTGGTGGCGCTGGCCATGAGGGCGTTCAAGGACCGCGTGACCACCAGGGCCGCGGAGGTCGCGACGACCCAGGTCCGGCGAGAGATCCCCTTCGTGGTGTCCGGAAGCATCCGCGAGGTCTCCGGCTCCCACCCCAAGCTCTGAGCGGCCGGTTGCATCGCCCCGGGCATGCGGGCCTCGGGCATACTCGATCATCATGCCTTCTGCCGCTTCGGAGGGGAGTGGTCCCCCTCCCAGGAGCTCCCAACCGATA
This region includes:
- a CDS encoding UDP-N-acetyl glucosamine 2-epimerase, which translates into the protein MKKLKVATVVGTRPEIIRLSRVLARLDEHCDHVLVHTGQNYNYELNQVFFDDLGIRRPDHFLDSATGGVAETIGNIIASVDKVLAEVRPEALLVLGDTNSCLAAIPAKRRQIPIFHMEAGNRCFDQRVPEETNRRIVDHTADVNLTYSSIARDYLLREGLPPDLVIKTGSPMYEVLSHYRPRIDASDALQRLGLEADRYFVVSAHREENIESPRTFAKLVAVLNTLAADHGLPVIVSTHPRTRKRIEAEGITFPPCVSLLKPLGFNDYIKLQLSARAVLSDSGTVTEESSILGFPALNLREAHERPEGMEEAAVMMVGLEVDRVRQGLALLRSRAEGHSPRPRLVADYGMPDVSDKVVRIIHSYTDYVNRVVWRKYD
- a CDS encoding N-acetyl sugar amidotransferase, which gives rise to MNSNRHNSRTYQICSNCIMDTSDAHIQFDDRGWCDYCNNYHRNIVPHWHTDERGAQELAAIANQIRKDGRGKDHDCLIGISGGVDSSYVTYLAKEKMGLRPLLFHVDAGWNSQQAVNNIEKLVDGLGVDLHTEVIDWLEMKDLQLAFFKAQVPHLDTPQDHAFFAGLYNFAAKHGFKYILTGANYSTECVREPLEWHYHASDLKQMLDIHRIHGTRALTTFPTADIFKYKLYYRFIKGVRVVKPLNCVPFHKEEAMQELVDRFGWQKYAHKHYESRFTRFYEGFWLPRKFGYDKRRAHFSSLILTGQLSREEALRKISEPAYSEETIAQDFEYIATKLDLTVAELQQIMDGPNKTYRDYKNSMALIDFGTQVLRALGIQRAIIR
- the wbjC gene encoding UDP-2-acetamido-2,6-beta-L-arabino-hexul-4-ose reductase translates to MRILVTGSRGFIGRNLLLRLQEIGHRDILEVEADTPHGMLLEAARQAEVVFHLAGVNRPTDPAEFTTGNADFTRLLGEALADTGRTVPVVFSSSIQATLDNPYGLSKRQAEASLLAYGERTGAPVHIFRLANVFGKWSRPNYNSAVATFCYNISRGLPITIHDPAAPLRLVYIDDVLDAFLRLLETPSTISGFVQVDPVFETTVGEVAEILRSFAESRVSLAAPRAGSGLVRALYATYLSHLDPQAFDYQVPRYVDARGEFAEMLKTHDCGQFSYFTAHPGVTRGDHYHHSKTEKFLVIRGTARFEFRQMDTGQIHTLSVQGGEGRIVETVPGWTHNITNIGQDELIVMLWANEVFDRTRPDTIPMKVIP
- a CDS encoding glycosyltransferase family 4 protein, with amino-acid sequence MGLALSAALIRWVGPLGWMDRPDALRKKHARPTPRTAGMVLWLLLIAAQATGRMPIRLDAVDWAGVHIMALVGMLDDRFDLRARYKALGGLAVAVMLAFHVAYSMGRAVDQVSFLGVSLPSHPVVLVPVLLLWFWSLPQAYNLIDGINGLSMGFAALLLGVLGWNLKAQPTLLWGGLAAVLALNFPKARHFMGDCGALLMGTFFAILGVEAFALKDPNLLLWVFAYPTVDVLMVVSIRQWKGLPLGEADRNHLHHWMMDRLKGRSWFATPVLLTVAGLPMLHATDLPGQEVISFLGLGLLVALAMRAFKDRVTTRAAEVATTQVRREIPFVVSGSIREVSGSHPKL
- a CDS encoding AglZ/HisF2 family acetamidino modification protein encodes the protein MLRPRIIPCLLVHRGGLVKTVQFKDPKYVGDPINAVKIFNEKETDELTVLDIDATVNQAEPDFRLIANLAAECRMPLCYGGGVKTADQARRIIGLGVEKVAMSSAALERPALISEAAGEVGAQSVVVVLDTRTLGARGHEVWTHNGQRRTGRSPVEVAQEVESLGAGEIVINSVDRDGVGKGYDLDLALAIRKAVQIPMTFLGGAGSLQDLGRLFETCGVVGAAAGSLFVFKGPYRAVLINYPTPSSKDDLIARTLNKP
- a CDS encoding polysaccharide biosynthesis protein; the protein is MFNDRTLLITGGTGSFGNAVLRRFIHSDLREIRIFSRDEKKQDDMRKRYKDPKLKFYIGDVRNPKSVKAAMRGVDFCFHAAALKQVPSCEFHPMEAVRTNIIGTENVLDAAIDAGVKRVVCLSTDKAVYPINAMGISKAMLEKVMVATSRNLDATDTVICGTRYGNVMASRGSVIPLFVDQVLAGQPITITDPAMTRFMMTLEDAVELVLYAFAHGRNGDIFVQKAPAATIKVLAQAVLALMKRPDHEIREIGTRHGEKLYESLLTREELAAAEDLGGYYRIPPDGRDLNYAKFVEQGETSITLGEDYNSHNTHRLDQTGMEELLLKLDFMRRIANGEQAVAEA
- the hisH gene encoding imidazole glycerol phosphate synthase subunit HisH, translated to MITIVDYGLGNISAFANVYKRLNMEVRFAREAADLGGAERIILPGVGAFDHAMERLERSGMRETLDHLVLKERIPVLGVCVGMQILTKSSEEGSRPGLSWIEGQVRSFRSDPRSAGLPLPHMGWNDVVAVQENPLFRGLEDQARFYFLHTFYMECAAPTDVAAKASYGFDFHCAVNHDNIYGVQFHPEKSHHFGQQLLKNFGEL
- the pnp gene encoding polyribonucleotide nucleotidyltransferase: MNALKFNPTTVSVDLGDTPISIETGRIAKQAHGAVVVRQGDTMVLVAVCYGTPREGIDFFPLTVDYREPVLAAGKIPGGWFKREGRPTTKETLTSRLIDRPLRPLFEEGYNGDTMITAQVLSYDGQHAPETLAMVGASAALIISEIPFVNPVGGVRVGRVNGQLVVNPTVEQRADSDIDLLVAGTADALVMVECGAKEVLEADMVKALAFGHEQIKTLVKLQKDLQAKVGKPKVAAVKAERNEALYKEVAAAFAEKLFAALTMKVKIESYKAIDLLKKEAVAQFCTEKPELKKDLVACFDELKETLFRNAILKQGVRLDGRKFDQIRPLNIEIGVLPAAHGSCLFTRGETQALVTTTLGTINNTQIIDGLEEEYKKKFYLHYNFPGYSVGECKPNRGPGRREIGHGMLAERSLFAVFPTPEENPYTVRVVSDITESNGSSSMATICGGTLALMDAGIKLKSPVAGVAMGLVSDGDKFVVLSDIAGQEDHYGDMDFKVAGTEKGITALQMDIKIGGITTEILTKALDQAKAGRLHLLDLMSKVLAAPRAEFASNAPQMHSIQLPKEKIRDVIGKGGATIRNIIEVSGCEVNIDDDGLCQVAGPTQEKLQIALKMIGDLIQTAEVGKTYLGKVAKVVEFGAFVTILPGLDGLLHVSEIAHHRVKEPADELTEGQEVMVKCIGIDEKSGKIKLSRKALIPKPEGMEEEPASEGGEEPRRERRPRPRRN